The Silene latifolia isolate original U9 population chromosome X, ASM4854445v1, whole genome shotgun sequence genome contains the following window.
TACGATTTATTGTGCGTCAAAGTTTTTccgaccgaacaaactttgagtgatcatatctcttggtcacgagTTCCAAGCACGTCAaatttttttatcaaatcatagttcttggaaagatgatcgatttgaaaacaaaaaatttcactttctgagttcgtaaacacgagttatggcctctttaaattttccggatcaaaaatttgggtatttcgtgcaaaATGGCAAACTTTAAAGGTACCATGAATtatcttttttttgttttgttttggcagtTCCTCCTCTAGATTCTAATCAAACGGTTACTGTAAACAAAACTGAAGCTTTCGATAATGTCGGGAGTCCACTCATGactccttttcttttctctcttCAACCTTAATTTCCATCTTAATTTTCTTCCAAATCCCAGAAATGCCCTCCTCAAAAGGGCCTAAAATCTTCAACAACCGCTCATCACTTCCACAATACTTCCCTCGTAAACCAACTTCCCAGATCATCTGCATCCTAATCCTAATCACTCTACTAATCTTTGGTTATCTTGCAATCTCAAGGACCCTTTTGGGGCATAACTGTCATTCTACACTACCCAGATCAGTTTCTGTAGTATGGGAAAGAACAGAAAGCAGTAACAAGGATGGTTCTCTATTGGTTAAGGGTGATGTTAAGAGGCATAAAGTGATGGCTTTTGTTGGGATTTTTACTGGATTTGGATCTGTGGGACGGCGTCGGGCGTTACGCCAAACTTGGTTGCCTTCTGATCGTGATGGTCTTCAAAGGTTGCTCCTTTTTCATGTTTTCCTTGTCATTGAcgccctccgtctcaatcatctgTTTGCCTTCTGATCGTGATGTTTTCATGTTTTATTAGCTTATGTTATGAAGTGATCTTACAATGTTGCCATTGTTTCAAATTTAGTACTTGTTTTTGAAATTATGTAGGAAGTATAGGCTGGGTGTAGTGAACTTGATTAGATGGTCTCATTGTTTTTTGTTGAGTGAAATTATTTATGTTGTTTGCATATCCAATGAAGAAATCCTTGATGTTGCTGGAAGTTTAATTAATTGTGGTGATTCATAGTTTTTCGTTATTTAAGAGAAATGTTGATGTTGATGACTATGTCTAGCGCTTAGATTAACTGGGAAGAAGTCAATTAAGTTATTGTAGTGTTGAAATTCAGGAACGAGAGTCCTAGACAGCGTAGTCTGGCCAGAAAATTTGATCAGTGGGGTCTTAACGTAAATTTAAGAACCACCCATAACATAGAGGGGTTCTACGCAGTAAAAAATCAGTACAATTGTACATATGCGGGCATATGATACGGTAAATCTACAAAAATCTGTGGGGTCTCAAGACCCCATTTCTCATAAGGTGGCTACGCTACTGGTCTGGACTAAACCTGATGGCTCACACAAAGATATTAAAAATGTTGACGAGTAAAGGCCTAAGGGAgtgtttggattgagagatttggagagaaaagaaagggagggagagtaggggatttaaaatcccttgtttggataacaaTTAAggatggagggaaatggagggagagggatttggagggttccattttccctcctccaagacAAATCAAAATATCTCtataataggcaagatttggaaggaaattgtatccaaatacCCACAACCcatccccctccccttcccttccctccctttccctccacttttgctaccCAAACGCACACTAAACTTTTCAGCAACTTGGGTTGAAGAGGGAATGGGGAAAAAGAGTTTTCCTTCCGAATCTTTCCTATGTTGGAAAGATTTTAATTTGCCGTGTAGGAGGGAAATGGAAGGATAatattttccctcccctccaaatccctcctACTCCATCCCGGTGTGAGTTGGTAATTAATTCGTTGCTTCATGCTAGAAAGGCCAAtccaaatcttttttttttttttaatatcagAAGTTTTTAAAGTATATCAGGGAAGGCAAGGAAAATAATAAACGAAATAGTCCTTGAAGCAAATCTGGTAGCTACCTCACTCTCCTGGTCTTCTTGTGGCACTGTGTTGCTTAATGTGTGTTAACATTTTGTTGATAGTTTACTCTTGCATATAAATGAAATTGGCAGTTTTTTTCACAAGTATGTTATACTTCCTAACATGAGATCATTGTTGCAGATTAGAGGAAGCTACTGGTCTAGCTTTTAGGTTTATTATTGGCAGAACTAATGTCCAGTGGAAAATGTCTGTACTTAAAAAGGAAGTTGCTCAGCATGATGACTTCATTCTATTAGATATAGAGGAAGAGTATAGTAAGCTCCCATACAAAACGTCAGTGCTAATAAATGTAAATAATAATCCTCGTGATTTTCGTTTGTGGTTGCACTCACAAGTCACAAATGTTTCTTCTACAGGCTAGCTTTCTTCAAAGCTTCATATGCCCTGTTTGATTCTGAGTTTTACGTAAAAGCAGATGATGACATATATCTGAGGCCAGGTAACTATCTTTGTGACGTGGTTTGTCATTGCCTATTCAATGCATCCCTTTGTTGGCTGATAGCAAATGTATTGTTCTTGTATGTTTGTCTTGGTAGATCGCCTTTCACTCTTGTTGGCAAAAGAGCGGTCTAACCCTCAAACTTACATAGGATGCATGAAAAAGGGACCAGTCTTCACTAATCCGAAACTCAAATGGTAAGTGGTGTAGTGCCAACACGTTATTCTTTCAGTTTGACAAATTTGTGCAATTTTAATGTAAGAGATACCACAATGTGGTTAAGGGCAGTTGAGTTATGCTACGTCGAAATGAGTTGTGTTTGAGAGAAGATGCTACCTTTTTCTATCTTTGCCTCGTCCATTTCTTAAATTTGTTCAAAATTTCCCTCACAAGATACAACAGATGTAAGTAAATGAGACAGACAGAGGATTACATTGTGTCAAGTCACTCCAATGTAGAATAATGGGTGCAGAGTTCACTTATTCTAATACATAAGTGCATGTCTGAAGGAAGCTACGGGAACTGCATTTTAATACTGATTCTTGGTAGAACTGAAGCCAAATAGTATATCAGTATTCGCTGATGGCATAACGCGTAAGTTAGCTGAGCTGGCAGTCTTAAGCCTTGACTGATTAGGCAATCCAAATTTTTTTGTGTTACCTACATCTGTTATTAAGTTAGGGATGCGTAATAATGAGGTTTTTATTTTTCGCTGATGGTAATGGCTATAACTTACAAGAGAGCAATTCTGATGAATCATTAGGTGCTAATGTATTCATCAACTTTCCTTTTATTACGGCATCCTTGGGTCTCTATttgatttgtttatttatttatgttttgcaggtatgaaccactATCCCATCTACTTGGGAACGAGTATTTTCTCCATGCCTATGGTCCTATATATGCCCTCTCTGCTAAAGTTGTCAGGACCTTGGTTGCCTTAAGAAATGACAGGTAATTTTGCTTCATGAACTACTAATATTTTTAATTGATTCCTGTTTGCTACCCGGAATATTCGTTGTTAACTGAAGTACATGTGTCCAATATGGCTATTAAAACTCAATGTTACCTAAACAGACAGGAAACCCTTAAAGCAGCCATGTTTGACCCCATCTCTCCTTGTTGTTTCTCCTGGGACCTGATACACAGTATCATCGACTACAGTCGTATCCAAGTTGTCTGGTTATATTTCCTTAAATTCTATTCCCTAAAATTGGAGAATCCATACTTCAAAAAAATTACTTGGGTCTATAGTTATTAGTCGTATAACTAGTTTTGaaacccgtgaaaaatcacgggtcctatacaattttctttttttattaatactacttgtataaaatatattttgatttgaaaacatTGCAGACGATAAAATAGGATGTAAATAATGAGATTGAACATACTAACACGgtaatataaacaataataataataatattagattaGTGGGGAATAGAGGCATTGTATTTGTCGTTAAAATGTGGGTCTTTGTAAAAGATACAAAAAAAATCTAATCATGAGTAACTCTTCTTCTCCTCTATTAACAACCTAGTAAATTAATGGGATTTAGGCATTTAATAGAGAGTTTTTTTTAATGTATATGTTGAACGGATGTTTGCTCATTGCTACGATGATTCATGATTTATGTTAACTCGTAAATTCAGTAATGATTTGCAttctcaattcatcatactcaaattaaatAGTCTAATTACATGTATATAGACATAAGTTGTTTATATAGA
Protein-coding sequences here:
- the LOC141617010 gene encoding putative beta-1,3-galactosyltransferase 14; amino-acid sequence: MPSSKGPKIFNNRSSLPQYFPRKPTSQIICILILITLLIFGYLAISRTLLGHNCHSTLPRSVSVVWERTESSNKDGSLLVKGDVKRHKVMAFVGIFTGFGSVGRRRALRQTWLPSDRDGLQRLEEATGLAFRFIIGRTNVQWKMSVLKKEVAQHDDFILLDIEEEYSKLPYKTLAFFKASYALFDSEFYVKADDDIYLRPDRLSLLLAKERSNPQTYIGCMKKGPVFTNPKLKWYEPLSHLLGNEYFLHAYGPIYALSAKVVRTLVALRNDSFRMFSNEDVTIGSWMLAMNVNHENNHELCSPECTSTSIAVWDIPKCSGLCSPETKMGELHKKEECSGSPTVGE